In Oscillospiraceae bacterium, the genomic stretch AGCGACATACTTAAAAACGCAGCTTCTGATTCAAATTTGCTTGGCAGCGTAGATAGTATAGCACAAATATCCATGTATGTCAAACGAAAAACGGCTTCAATATTGAAGCCGTTTTTGATGCATACGTTATCATTGTATGGATACTGCGTGCTATACATTATCCCTATTTTCTGTCTTTTTTGTATTTTTGCGGATACATTTATCGCGTGATTTGCAAAACGGCGAATACAGACATTCATAGCTTTCGTTATCCGGCGATGTGCTTCTGAGTACTACGTTTTCACCCACCTCATAGCAATAACGCTCGGTTATACTTCGGCATCTGATGTTGTTGGTGTTGGGTTTATTCATACTTTCTCCTCTGATTTCAAATGGCGTTATAATTTTAGTATATGCGCTCTTTTGTGCGTAATGCACACAAAAAATATATTAATTTTGTGTAAACAAAATGAAATGTGTATTGAAAAATATTGGTGTTTGTGGTAGAATGATATGTAAAATTCACACACAGCGTAATTCGCGGTATAACGGGTCGGTCAAAAAGGTTGACTGTGTTTGCCGAACGGGCGCCGTGGTGGTAAAAACCCAAAAGGAGGACATTTAATATGTCAGTTATTTCTATGAAACAGCTTCTGGAGGCCGGCGTACACTTCGGTCACCAGACAAGAAGATGGAACCCCAAAATGGCAGAGTACATCTTCACCCAGAGAAACGGTATCTATATCATCGACCTTCAGAAAACCGTTAAAAAGGTTGAGGAAGCTTACATGTTCGTTCGCGACCTCGCTCTCGAAGGCGGCACCATTCTTTTCGTAGGTACCAAGAAGCAGGCTCAGGACGCTATCAAGGAAGAAGCAGAGCGCGCAGGTATGTACTTCGTTAACATGCGTTGGCCCGGCGGTATGCTCACCAACTTCAAGACCATCAAGAAGAGCATCGCTCGTCTCAACAATCTCCACAAGCTTGAAGAAGACGGCACCTTCGACATGCTTCCCAAGAAGGAAGTTACCGCTCTCAAGAAAGAGATGGAAACCCTTGAAAAGAACCTCGGCGGTATCAAGGAAATGCACGATCTTCCCTCTGCAGTATTTATAGTTGACCCCCGCAAGGAGGCTAACGCTGTTGCAGAAGCAAGAAAGCTCGGTATTCCCGTTGTTGCTATCGTAGATACCAACTGTGACCCCGATGAAGCTGATTATGTAATCCCCGGTAATGACGACGCTATCCGCGCTATCCGTCTTATCGCTTCCGCTATGGCTGATGCTGTTATCGAAGGCCACCAGGGCGAGCAGGGCGAAGCTGCTGAAGCTGAAGAAGCTCAGGAAGCAGCAGACGCTGAATAATCTTATTTCAGAAAGGAACTAACTAAAATGGCTATAACCGCTAAAGA encodes the following:
- the rpsB gene encoding 30S ribosomal protein S2, with the translated sequence MSVISMKQLLEAGVHFGHQTRRWNPKMAEYIFTQRNGIYIIDLQKTVKKVEEAYMFVRDLALEGGTILFVGTKKQAQDAIKEEAERAGMYFVNMRWPGGMLTNFKTIKKSIARLNNLHKLEEDGTFDMLPKKEVTALKKEMETLEKNLGGIKEMHDLPSAVFIVDPRKEANAVAEARKLGIPVVAIVDTNCDPDEADYVIPGNDDAIRAIRLIASAMADAVIEGHQGEQGEAAEAEEAQEAADAE